The proteins below come from a single Chryseobacterium sp. MA9 genomic window:
- a CDS encoding HlyD family secretion protein, with the protein MKEDVLDNIELRSESVQDILTQPPHWMIRWGNTVIFIILLLILLMSYIIKYPEFVPAPIIVTSQNPPEKIEARTSSKIEKIFIKDHQEVKKNDVLMVMQSAANYKDILELKKLVDSITPDNLYNFPLAQASRFKLGELQGEYNSFAKAFQDEALFTRLQPYAPEDLAANQSISEYRVRIATLKQQKSLESIKYDLTKKNFNRSQELFNQGVISAMELENEKIKYLQAQQNLENLKISISQMDEGISNLNKTKSGTAINTEKDRITYSSQTLQLLEQLRKSLKQWELNYLVISSTDGVASFQQFFGENQFVKVGEPILSILPKNKEQLVGRMSVPTTNSGKIIPGEKVLIKLDNYRFQEYGIIEGKVQNISLIPDDKGNYYVDVILPKGLKTSYNKTLIFDKELRGSAEIVTQDLRLIERFFYQIRKLLGYQV; encoded by the coding sequence ATGAAAGAAGACGTTTTAGACAATATTGAACTCCGCTCAGAAAGCGTACAGGATATTCTTACCCAGCCCCCTCATTGGATGATCCGCTGGGGAAATACTGTTATATTTATTATTCTCCTGCTGATTCTCTTAATGAGTTACATTATAAAATATCCGGAATTTGTACCGGCACCTATTATTGTAACTTCGCAGAATCCTCCAGAGAAGATCGAAGCAAGGACAAGCTCCAAAATTGAAAAAATATTCATAAAAGATCATCAGGAAGTTAAAAAGAATGATGTTCTGATGGTAATGCAGTCAGCAGCCAACTATAAAGATATTTTAGAGCTGAAAAAACTGGTAGACTCCATTACTCCTGATAATTTATATAACTTCCCTCTTGCCCAGGCTTCAAGGTTCAAATTGGGAGAATTACAGGGCGAATACAATAGTTTTGCAAAAGCATTTCAGGATGAAGCCCTTTTTACAAGATTACAGCCTTATGCTCCGGAAGACCTGGCAGCCAATCAGAGTATTTCTGAATACCGCGTAAGAATTGCTACTTTAAAACAGCAGAAAAGTCTGGAATCAATAAAATATGATCTGACTAAGAAAAACTTCAACAGGTCTCAGGAACTTTTCAATCAAGGAGTTATTTCGGCTATGGAACTTGAAAATGAAAAGATCAAATATCTTCAGGCCCAGCAAAATCTTGAAAATCTTAAAATCTCCATATCACAAATGGATGAGGGTATTTCCAATCTTAATAAAACTAAAAGTGGAACTGCCATTAATACAGAAAAAGACAGAATTACATACTCTTCACAAACTTTACAGCTCCTTGAACAATTGAGAAAATCATTGAAACAATGGGAACTGAATTATCTTGTTATATCATCTACAGATGGCGTTGCCAGTTTCCAGCAGTTTTTTGGCGAAAACCAGTTTGTAAAGGTTGGTGAACCTATCCTTTCTATTCTTCCTAAAAATAAAGAGCAGTTGGTGGGCAGAATGTCTGTTCCTACCACCAACTCAGGAAAGATCATTCCGGGTGAAAAAGTACTGATCAAACTAGACAACTACCGATTCCAGGAATATGGTATCATCGAAGGAAAAGTACAGAATATATCTCTGATTCCTGATGATAAAGGAAATTATTATGTAGATGTGATTTTACCAAAAGGATTAAAAACAAGCTACAATAAAACACTTATATTTGATAAAGAACTTAGAGGCAGCGCAGAGATTGTAACGCAGGATCTTCGATTGATTGAAAGATTCTTCTATCAAATCAGAAAGCTGCTTGGATATCAGGTATGA
- a CDS encoding ATPase produces the protein MVAIVDSGSTKSDWVILDDFKKVFLKTETIGFNPNFINRELIAPEIQKNSNLVSVKNSITKVFFYGSGCGVKKNCETIEEELTKVFGKAEIIVKEDLMAAAYAAYSGKPAIVCILGTGSNSCFFDGENLKIELPSLGFLIGDEGSGSAIGKQLVRRYFMKKLPSDLHTEFEANYQLTVEDALKNMYHTPRPNAYLANFTKFVIERKDHPYFRDMVFEEMKSFFEYQVLPYEEAKDAEINFIGSIAYYYENILRSVATELNLNVGHVVQKPIESLVDYHIKYIL, from the coding sequence ATGGTTGCTATTGTAGATAGTGGTTCTACTAAATCGGATTGGGTAATACTTGATGACTTTAAGAAAGTTTTTCTGAAAACAGAAACAATCGGTTTCAATCCGAATTTTATTAACAGAGAACTTATCGCTCCTGAGATACAGAAAAATAGCAATCTGGTGTCGGTTAAAAATTCAATTACCAAGGTCTTTTTTTATGGTTCCGGATGCGGTGTGAAAAAAAACTGTGAAACCATAGAAGAAGAACTCACGAAAGTTTTTGGAAAAGCAGAAATTATTGTAAAGGAAGATCTGATGGCGGCAGCATATGCAGCATACAGCGGAAAACCGGCTATCGTGTGTATTCTTGGCACAGGATCAAATTCCTGTTTTTTTGACGGTGAAAATCTGAAGATAGAATTACCTTCACTGGGATTCCTGATTGGGGATGAAGGAAGCGGCAGTGCTATCGGAAAGCAATTGGTACGCAGATATTTCATGAAAAAACTACCTTCAGACCTTCACACAGAATTTGAAGCAAACTATCAGCTTACCGTAGAAGATGCATTGAAAAATATGTATCATACTCCAAGACCAAATGCATATTTGGCAAACTTTACCAAATTTGTAATCGAAAGAAAAGATCATCCTTATTTCAGAGATATGGTGTTTGAAGAAATGAAAAGCTTCTTTGAATATCAGGTTCTTCCTTATGAGGAAGCAAAAGATGCCGAGATCAATTTCATCGGCTCTATTGCTTATTATTATGAAAATATACTACGTTCTGTAGCTACAGAACTTAATTTAAATGTGGGACATGTTGTGCAGAAACCAATTGAAAGCTTAGTAGATTACCACATTAAATATATACTTTAA
- a CDS encoding peptidase domain-containing ABC transporter translates to MKKKFPFYKQPDTKDCGPTCLRIVSKYYGKSISLQQIRNLSETTREGSSLLGLSDAAENLGFRSMGVQIDFNTLTEEVPFPCVAHWNKNHFVVVYKIDKNNKVYISDPSYGLITYTREEFIKSWIGENANENTEEGIVLILETTPAFFQTEFDAEESKASFTFLSKYLLKYKTLVIQLAIGLLGGSLLSLIFPFLTQSIVDVGIQNQDINFIYVVLLAQIMLFLGRMGIETIRSWILLHLSARINISIISDFFIKLMRLPISFFDTRMTGDIMQRINDHHRIEQLLTSSSLNTLFSLVNLIIFSIVLLFYDYRLFIVYLVGAILYIGWISFFLKKRKELDYKRFSQVSQEQSKVIELINGMQEIKMHNAEKQKRWDWEFLQVKLFKIRIKSLSLEQWQSVGGNFINQMKDILVSFLSAKLVLSGNLTLGMMLSVQYIIGQLNSPLLQLIDFIKQTQDAKISLERLGEIHDKDDEEDKNEQYATDIPKKDIEIKDMSFRYIGSDVPVFENLSLTIPYQQTTAIVGASGSGKTTLLKLLMKFYDPDQGEIRIGSTNMKNISPRYWRDHCGVVMQEGYVFNDTIANNIAVGEDHIDKQKLRRAVEIANIKEFIESLPLSYNTKIGNEGVGVSGGQKQRLFIARAVYKSPEYILFDEATSALDANNEKVIMENLEQFFKGKTAVVIAHRLSTVRHADKIIVLDQGKVVEEGSHADLVDLRGEYYRLVRNQLELGS, encoded by the coding sequence TTGAAAAAAAAGTTTCCTTTTTATAAGCAACCAGATACCAAAGACTGCGGCCCTACATGTCTCAGGATCGTAAGTAAGTATTATGGTAAAAGTATATCTCTGCAACAGATTCGTAACCTTTCCGAAACAACACGTGAAGGAAGCAGCCTTCTTGGGCTAAGCGATGCAGCAGAAAACCTCGGATTCCGATCAATGGGAGTCCAAATAGATTTCAATACCCTCACAGAAGAGGTTCCTTTCCCTTGTGTAGCACACTGGAATAAAAACCATTTTGTTGTTGTATACAAAATTGACAAAAATAATAAAGTATATATTTCGGATCCCAGTTATGGGCTTATTACGTATACGAGAGAAGAATTTATCAAATCCTGGATCGGAGAAAATGCAAACGAAAATACCGAAGAAGGAATTGTTCTGATTCTTGAAACAACCCCGGCATTTTTCCAGACTGAATTTGATGCTGAAGAAAGTAAAGCCAGCTTTACTTTTCTCTCCAAATATCTCCTTAAATATAAAACACTCGTAATCCAACTGGCCATAGGACTTCTGGGAGGAAGTTTATTATCCCTGATATTCCCGTTTCTTACTCAGAGTATTGTAGACGTCGGGATCCAGAACCAGGATATTAACTTTATCTATGTAGTTTTACTAGCACAGATTATGCTGTTTCTTGGAAGAATGGGAATTGAAACTATACGAAGCTGGATTCTTCTTCATCTTTCGGCAAGAATTAATATTTCCATCATCTCCGATTTCTTTATCAAGCTCATGAGGCTTCCGATAAGTTTCTTTGATACGAGAATGACCGGAGATATCATGCAGAGAATAAATGACCACCACAGAATTGAGCAGCTGCTTACAAGTTCATCATTAAATACCTTGTTCTCACTGGTAAATCTTATCATTTTCAGTATTGTTTTGCTGTTTTATGATTACAGATTATTCATTGTTTACCTTGTTGGGGCCATACTGTATATTGGCTGGATCAGTTTCTTCCTGAAAAAAAGAAAGGAACTTGATTACAAAAGATTCTCTCAGGTCTCTCAGGAACAAAGTAAAGTGATCGAGCTCATCAACGGTATGCAGGAGATTAAAATGCATAATGCTGAAAAACAGAAGCGATGGGACTGGGAATTTCTTCAGGTAAAACTATTTAAAATCAGAATAAAATCACTTTCATTAGAACAATGGCAGTCCGTTGGAGGGAACTTTATCAACCAGATGAAAGATATACTGGTAAGTTTCCTTTCTGCAAAGCTGGTTTTAAGCGGAAATCTTACTTTAGGGATGATGCTTTCTGTACAATATATTATTGGACAGTTGAACAGCCCTCTTCTTCAGCTTATCGACTTTATCAAGCAGACTCAGGATGCTAAGATTTCCCTTGAAAGATTAGGGGAAATTCATGATAAAGATGATGAGGAGGATAAAAATGAGCAGTATGCTACAGATATTCCAAAGAAAGACATCGAGATCAAAGATATGTCATTCCGTTATATTGGTTCTGACGTTCCCGTTTTTGAAAATTTAAGTCTTACGATCCCTTATCAGCAGACTACAGCTATTGTGGGAGCCAGTGGAAGTGGAAAAACAACTCTGTTGAAACTGTTAATGAAATTTTATGATCCTGACCAGGGCGAAATCAGAATCGGAAGCACCAATATGAAGAATATTTCTCCAAGATACTGGAGAGATCATTGCGGAGTGGTAATGCAGGAAGGCTATGTATTCAATGATACTATTGCCAATAACATTGCTGTAGGTGAAGATCATATTGACAAACAAAAACTGAGACGTGCTGTAGAAATAGCCAACATCAAAGAATTTATTGAAAGTCTTCCGCTAAGTTATAATACGAAAATCGGAAATGAGGGCGTTGGGGTCAGCGGTGGTCAGAAACAGAGACTATTCATTGCAAGAGCCGTTTACAAATCTCCTGAATATATTTTGTTTGATGAAGCAACATCGGCATTGGATGCCAATAATGAGAAAGTGATCATGGAGAATCTTGAGCAGTTTTTCAAAGGTAAGACAGCAGTAGTTATTGCCCACAGACTTTCCACGGTAAGACATGCGGATAAAATCATTGTACTGGATCAGGGTAAAGTTGTAGAAGAGGGCAGCCATGCAGATCTTGTAGATTTAAGAGGCGAATATTACAGACTTGTAAGAAACCAGCTTGAGTTAGGAAGCTAG
- a CDS encoding 1-acyl-sn-glycerol-3-phosphate acyltransferase, producing MTKILNYLWRFWLLLLAFFLTVIIGIPVYILSFNKKHYKYGYKLVRLWCFGMFYGMGFRYDLIKLSEQEKDKSIPYVFISNHTSIMDIMLTCIVFPDHPICFVGKKELVKIPIFGTIYKRICVMVDRASARSRADVYRRCAEKMEEGNSIAIFPEGGVPDDTSIILDDFKDGAFMLSSKHNSPIAVYTFIGLKEMFPFENSKGYPGRVKVYFNGIIEPTDSPKDLKAEAYEEIKKTLIRYSVESK from the coding sequence GTGACAAAAATTTTAAATTATCTCTGGAGATTCTGGCTGTTGCTGTTAGCATTTTTTCTGACAGTTATTATTGGGATCCCGGTCTATATTTTATCCTTTAACAAAAAGCATTATAAGTACGGCTATAAACTTGTCAGACTCTGGTGTTTCGGAATGTTTTACGGAATGGGTTTCAGATATGATCTCATTAAACTTTCGGAACAGGAGAAAGACAAAAGTATTCCTTATGTTTTCATCTCTAATCATACATCTATCATGGATATTATGCTTACCTGCATTGTCTTTCCAGACCATCCGATATGTTTTGTAGGGAAGAAAGAATTGGTAAAAATTCCTATTTTCGGAACTATATATAAAAGGATATGTGTAATGGTAGACAGGGCAAGTGCAAGAAGCCGTGCTGATGTATACCGCAGGTGCGCCGAGAAAATGGAGGAAGGTAACAGTATTGCTATTTTTCCTGAAGGCGGCGTACCGGACGACACTTCTATAATTCTGGATGATTTTAAGGACGGAGCATTTATGCTGTCCTCAAAACATAACTCTCCTATCGCTGTTTACACCTTTATCGGACTCAAGGAAATGTTCCCTTTTGAAAACTCAAAAGGCTATCCCGGAAGAGTAAAGGTGTATTTCAATGGAATCATTGAGCCTACCGATTCGCCAAAAGACTTAAAGGCAGAGGCTTATGAAGAAATAAAAAAAACCTTAATCAGGTATTCCGTTGAAAGTAAATAG
- a CDS encoding thioredoxin domain-containing protein, which yields MIFDRLINHLKLDKQEFIFQFNSHPNYPSALAFSDTLNFMGVKNDAYELDKEYWDELPEEFIAIVENSFSLVKKSGNNYSVYSEKAKTFGKEELYTKSTDFVLLFEKTENAENKLTFNFKPVLYLIFAAVLAYSFISQTIYEALFNLLSLAGVYISLEIFNQKFGNTSTVIGSICGGGGAAASQTANSCDKIIKQDKTSILGLKFADFSLIYFAGLAVLGLFLPATAYIVKGFTFVSVLAIGYSLYIQAFVEKTFCRVCLLIISILAAQIAVSSLFFENLSFSIGTLLLTVILWALVFSAVIYFNTLLEQKEALQKSNAKNLRFKRNYELFKNQMEQNPKIEFQDTETFAVGKRDAKLRISIVSNPYCGFCKDAHKLAEGLLEKYPDNISLQMRFNYSPERAHEKYTQLISDLTHIYHNKPEKEFLHAVEEWFETKDESKINALSGGNVTSENLNPLVEMSAENSNAGLNFTPIFIINGYQFPDKYDREDILFFIDELIEDDEI from the coding sequence ATGATTTTTGACAGACTAATTAACCATCTAAAACTCGATAAACAGGAATTCATTTTCCAGTTCAACTCACATCCCAATTATCCATCTGCACTGGCTTTCAGTGATACACTTAACTTTATGGGAGTGAAAAATGACGCTTATGAGCTTGACAAAGAATATTGGGACGAACTTCCGGAAGAATTTATTGCTATTGTTGAAAATTCATTTTCTCTCGTAAAAAAGTCAGGAAACAATTATTCAGTATACTCAGAAAAAGCAAAAACCTTCGGTAAAGAAGAGCTTTATACCAAATCAACTGATTTTGTACTGTTGTTTGAAAAGACGGAAAATGCAGAAAATAAGTTAACCTTCAATTTCAAGCCGGTTCTTTATTTAATTTTTGCTGCTGTTCTCGCCTATTCGTTTATAAGCCAAACTATTTATGAAGCCCTATTCAATCTTCTTTCTTTGGCTGGAGTATATATTTCACTTGAAATCTTTAACCAGAAATTCGGGAATACATCTACCGTAATCGGAAGTATATGTGGAGGCGGAGGAGCTGCTGCCAGCCAGACAGCCAACTCATGTGATAAAATTATAAAGCAGGATAAGACCAGTATTTTAGGTTTAAAATTTGCAGACTTTTCCCTGATCTATTTTGCAGGACTTGCTGTGCTGGGGTTATTTTTACCGGCTACAGCTTATATTGTAAAAGGATTTACCTTTGTTTCTGTACTTGCAATAGGGTATTCTCTATACATTCAGGCTTTTGTAGAAAAAACGTTTTGTAGAGTTTGTCTTTTGATTATTTCAATCCTTGCAGCACAAATAGCAGTAAGCAGTTTATTTTTTGAGAACCTTTCTTTCAGTATCGGAACACTTTTATTGACTGTCATTTTATGGGCTCTCGTATTCTCTGCTGTTATTTATTTCAATACTCTTCTTGAACAAAAAGAAGCTCTTCAAAAATCAAATGCGAAAAACCTTAGATTCAAAAGAAATTATGAACTGTTCAAAAACCAAATGGAACAGAATCCAAAAATCGAATTCCAGGATACTGAAACTTTTGCTGTTGGGAAAAGAGATGCTAAACTTCGTATTTCTATCGTATCCAATCCATATTGTGGTTTCTGTAAGGATGCTCATAAACTGGCAGAAGGCCTTTTGGAAAAATACCCTGATAATATCTCTTTACAGATGAGATTCAATTACAGTCCCGAAAGAGCTCATGAAAAATACACACAGCTTATTTCAGACTTAACTCATATCTACCACAATAAGCCTGAAAAAGAGTTTTTACACGCTGTAGAAGAATGGTTTGAAACTAAGGACGAAAGCAAAATCAATGCTCTTTCCGGAGGAAATGTAACGTCGGAAAACCTGAATCCTCTGGTAGAGATGTCTGCTGAAAACAGTAATGCAGGATTAAACTTCACCCCAATCTTTATCATTAACGGATACCAATTTCCTGACAAGTATGATCGTGAAGATATTTTATTCTTTATTGATGAATTAATAGAAGATGATGAGATTTAG
- a CDS encoding GtrA family protein: protein MKEILLRQKQVLFFIIAGGLSAVVEIGSFKIFSTYLPHFFAKEINFHGIHYPLSNIFSTSCGIITNYFLSIWFVFERGKHSKKKEFVYFMVVSFFSTLLSLGFFQIFYSFIFKDNINLFFYTLSPEMISKIAAILLVSILNYSVKKKVIFNG from the coding sequence ATGAAAGAAATACTCTTACGCCAGAAACAGGTTCTTTTCTTCATCATTGCAGGAGGACTGAGTGCCGTTGTAGAAATAGGCAGCTTTAAGATTTTCAGCACTTATCTTCCACATTTCTTTGCAAAGGAAATCAACTTCCATGGTATACATTATCCTTTAAGCAACATTTTTTCTACGAGCTGCGGGATTATTACCAATTATTTCCTGAGTATCTGGTTTGTGTTTGAAAGAGGAAAGCACTCAAAGAAAAAAGAGTTTGTTTATTTTATGGTGGTCTCCTTTTTTTCAACGTTACTCAGTCTAGGTTTTTTCCAGATCTTCTACAGTTTCATATTTAAAGATAATATCAATTTATTTTTTTATACCTTGAGCCCGGAAATGATCAGCAAAATTGCAGCAATATTGCTGGTTTCCATTCTGAATTATTCGGTAAAAAAGAAAGTAATTTTTAACGGTTAG
- a CDS encoding GLPGLI family protein, with amino-acid sequence MKKFILLINLLMVTFFFCQKKFDVVYEADYKLNYKLSKSSNYKKTTTFALLINQDASFFKNMNKYIADSLEFEKVHLPLNESMKYVTDFRETIGTASAKLYVTTEVNYADYSYDEPNSIVWKTKNEFKNVLGFKCQKAETAKYGRTWTAWFTTDIPFQYGPYKFNGLPGLIAEIYDSKDEYHYSLYSFRKRKYTCKSANVAINAKKTTKEKVFELLKNRVAGRMQVHEQFIENKEDLEMIRRNAETAAKDYNPIELSIY; translated from the coding sequence ATGAAAAAATTTATCCTGCTGATTAATTTATTAATGGTAACATTTTTTTTCTGTCAGAAAAAATTTGACGTAGTATATGAAGCTGATTATAAACTCAACTACAAATTATCTAAATCAAGCAACTATAAAAAAACAACAACTTTCGCTCTGTTGATTAATCAAGACGCTTCCTTTTTTAAGAATATGAATAAGTATATAGCAGATTCGCTAGAATTTGAAAAGGTGCATCTTCCTCTTAATGAATCAATGAAATACGTGACTGACTTTAGAGAAACCATCGGAACAGCATCTGCCAAACTTTACGTGACTACAGAAGTTAATTATGCAGATTATTCATACGATGAGCCCAATAGTATTGTTTGGAAAACTAAAAACGAATTTAAAAATGTTCTTGGCTTTAAATGCCAAAAAGCAGAAACAGCTAAATATGGAAGAACTTGGACCGCCTGGTTTACAACTGATATTCCTTTTCAATATGGACCATATAAATTCAATGGATTACCTGGACTAATTGCAGAAATATATGATTCTAAAGATGAGTATCATTATTCACTTTATTCTTTCAGGAAAAGAAAATATACTTGTAAGTCTGCCAATGTCGCAATTAATGCTAAAAAAACGACAAAAGAGAAGGTATTTGAACTTTTAAAAAATAGAGTTGCAGGTAGAATGCAAGTTCATGAGCAGTTTATTGAAAATAAGGAAGATCTTGAAATGATAAGAAGAAATGCAGAAACTGCTGCAAAAGACTACAACCCCATAGAATTAAGTATTTACTAA
- a CDS encoding MFS transporter — protein sequence MSNYSKQTNWAQFIPLVTVFFFWGFVAASNDILIPVFQKAFNLSQTESMLVQICFYVAYTVGSLIYMIVSKSLKQDLINKIGYKNGLIVGLLISAMGTLLFYPAANMHSFPLMISGLFIVGLGFSLQQIVANPLAIEVGPTETGSQRLTMAGGINNLGTTIGPLIVAFAIFGSASAGNTEASIESVKVPYLILGAAFALVALMLKFSSLPAVTPTNTENTDDSTPGEHRKSAFQYPQLVMGMIAIFVYVGVEVSTASNLPAYMEKNLGFETKDVAPYISLYWASLMIGRWTGAVEAFDVNAGFKKILRFLAPYLAFGVFLFVNAIAKHDLSPFYVYGFIIIAMIICDILSKGNPARMLLIFSLAGIAALLIGMFTTGMVSVYAFTSVGLFCSTLWPCIFALAINGLGKHTNQGSGYLIMMIMGGGIVSFIQGYIADITNIHFSYIVGVICFAYLAFYAIRVSGILKAQGIDLDKISKGNGH from the coding sequence ATGTCAAATTATTCTAAACAAACCAATTGGGCCCAATTCATTCCATTGGTTACTGTATTCTTCTTTTGGGGATTTGTAGCAGCCAGTAATGATATTCTGATCCCCGTTTTTCAAAAAGCCTTCAATCTATCTCAAACTGAAAGTATGCTGGTACAGATATGCTTTTATGTAGCGTATACTGTAGGTTCTTTAATTTATATGATTGTATCAAAGAGCCTGAAACAGGATTTGATCAATAAAATCGGGTACAAAAACGGCCTTATTGTGGGGCTTCTTATTTCCGCAATGGGAACCCTATTGTTTTACCCGGCTGCCAATATGCATTCTTTCCCTTTAATGATCTCCGGATTATTTATTGTAGGCTTAGGCTTCTCTCTTCAGCAGATTGTTGCCAATCCGCTTGCTATTGAGGTGGGCCCAACAGAAACAGGATCTCAGAGGTTAACAATGGCTGGGGGAATCAATAACTTAGGAACTACAATAGGTCCGCTTATTGTTGCATTTGCCATTTTTGGTTCTGCAAGCGCAGGCAACACGGAAGCAAGTATAGAAAGTGTAAAAGTACCTTATCTGATATTGGGAGCAGCTTTTGCTCTTGTAGCTTTAATGCTTAAATTTTCTTCTCTTCCTGCTGTAACTCCAACGAATACTGAAAACACAGATGATTCAACTCCGGGAGAGCACAGAAAATCAGCATTTCAGTATCCTCAATTGGTGATGGGAATGATCGCGATCTTCGTGTATGTAGGAGTAGAAGTTTCTACAGCCAGTAATCTTCCGGCTTATATGGAAAAAAACTTAGGCTTTGAAACAAAAGATGTAGCCCCTTATATCTCTTTATACTGGGCATCCTTGATGATCGGCCGTTGGACAGGTGCTGTAGAAGCATTTGATGTGAATGCCGGATTTAAAAAGATCTTAAGATTCTTAGCTCCTTATCTTGCATTTGGTGTATTTTTATTTGTAAATGCTATTGCAAAGCATGATCTGTCTCCTTTCTATGTATATGGGTTCATTATTATTGCTATGATTATCTGCGATATCTTAAGTAAGGGAAATCCTGCAAGAATGCTTTTAATCTTCTCCTTGGCTGGTATTGCAGCTTTACTAATAGGGATGTTCACTACAGGAATGGTGTCTGTCTATGCATTTACAAGCGTAGGTCTTTTCTGCTCTACTTTATGGCCATGTATTTTTGCCCTTGCCATTAATGGACTTGGAAAACACACCAATCAGGGTTCCGGATATCTTATTATGATGATTATGGGTGGAGGTATCGTAAGCTTTATACAGGGGTATATTGCAGATATTACGAATATTCATTTCAGTTATATCGTAGGGGTTATTTGTTTTGCTTATCTTGCATTCTATGCGATCCGTGTAAGTGGGATTCTAAAAGCCCAGGGCATTGATCTTGATAAAATATCTAAAGGTAATGGTCATTAA
- a CDS encoding DUF3810 domain-containing protein: protein MISFFESFFELQKGTHQALFSWIPFSMGDLIYIVSGAVLLYYCISIFRKQRRHDSMLRILIIINIIYFIYQIFWGMLYFQTPIIKKLSSQKEPDVEKAKKLALSYLEKCKITRQAVREDSKGVFIITNLNSIQQEILHQQAKLPSYISDKNAPQILDIKPSLFKNVMSFTGILGYYNPFTAEAQYNAELPSTFIPFTTAHESSHQLGFAREQEANFVGYLIGIHSSNLELRYSTEFFTLKSLLRFIVEEDPEFVKNILHQYSSAMKRDRMYEKNFVLSHQGWLDDFFGYTNNLFLKSNQQEGSVTYSYFIDLLLNYEK, encoded by the coding sequence ATGATCTCGTTTTTTGAAAGCTTTTTTGAACTTCAAAAAGGGACGCATCAGGCATTGTTCAGCTGGATTCCATTTTCTATGGGAGATCTTATTTATATCGTATCAGGTGCTGTCCTTTTATATTATTGCATCAGTATATTCAGGAAACAACGAAGACATGATTCTATGCTCAGAATTCTGATCATCATCAATATTATTTACTTTATCTATCAGATCTTTTGGGGAATGTTGTATTTCCAGACTCCTATCATCAAGAAACTTTCAAGCCAGAAAGAACCGGATGTGGAAAAGGCCAAAAAACTTGCTCTTTCTTACCTTGAAAAATGTAAGATAACCAGGCAGGCTGTCCGGGAAGACAGTAAAGGGGTATTCATCATTACAAACCTCAATTCTATACAGCAGGAAATTCTGCATCAACAGGCAAAATTACCTTCTTATATCTCAGATAAAAATGCACCACAGATTTTGGATATTAAACCCAGTTTATTCAAAAATGTAATGAGCTTTACAGGCATTTTGGGATATTACAATCCTTTTACTGCTGAAGCTCAATACAATGCTGAATTACCTTCCACATTCATCCCTTTCACAACGGCGCATGAAAGTTCCCATCAGCTGGGCTTTGCCAGAGAACAGGAGGCTAATTTTGTGGGGTATTTAATAGGCATTCATTCCAGTAATCTTGAGTTGAGATACAGTACTGAGTTTTTTACTTTAAAAAGCCTTTTAAGGTTCATTGTGGAAGAAGATCCGGAGTTCGTCAAGAATATTCTTCATCAATATTCTTCTGCTATGAAAAGAGACCGTATGTATGAAAAGAATTTTGTTCTCAGTCATCAGGGCTGGCTGGATGATTTTTTTGGATACACCAACAACCTCTTTCTGAAAAGCAACCAGCAGGAAGGTTCTGTCACCTATTCTTACTTTATAGATCTTCTCTTAAACTATGAAAAATAA